In the genome of Paramormyrops kingsleyae isolate MSU_618 chromosome 5, PKINGS_0.4, whole genome shotgun sequence, the window TGCAATGGGGGCTGCAATCTAACAGAATAACAGAGGTTACTACAGGAAGTACATGGCATCAATTAAAGCTTTCTTAGACATCTGTTTTCCCAATttgcaaacaaaatattttaaggGGAACAAAAGTGCAATTTCAGAATAGTCACCATATGTGCAGTACAGTGCAAAAGTTTCAGGCAGTCAAAAATGTTTGAAGTTATTTACATGGGTAGTAAGTGTGTATTTTCTCAGACGAAAAACACCAACATTAGAACAGACACAAAttaataacacaataaaaactaagaatttcttctctgctccaaacagttactgatatcttgttggatggctagatgaacaccgcttcagttcccaaacctctcctcaggggcacctcagtcattccatgtggttgttaaatttcacccccacctcagctTATCAATTTTATTAGTTATTGGTTGGTACAGCTACCAGAGTCAAAAATACATGgtatataaaataaagatgtaATGGATGGTCACTGGAagtactggggtgactttaggaaaggttttgaaatggcttaGCTGACACACTTCAACAGACATAAattcatagttttacaccaagaTAAAGATCTAAAAATCATTTCCTTttactgcctaagacttttacacAATCCTGTATATTCCTCTTGACAAACAGACTCCTGTGGCACGTTTACTGTTTGGAGGAGGTAGAGCAGAATCGGGTCAAACACACAGCCCTATAGAAGCAAGTGTGTCACTGCTATGCTGGACATACACAACATACACGGTAGACTACAAACTTCTCGAGTCATAAGACAGAGAAAGTCAGAAAAAAGGGACACTGGAAATGCTTCCTTTAAGAGAATGACACCGACATGTCCGTCCCAACAGGAAATTTCTGGGCCATCTCTCAGAGGCGCCCCGGATGGAGCTCATCAGCCTGGAGGGTGATGGGACCGCACGTCCAGAGCACACCAGAATCCCCCACCTGCGTTCTCCCTAGTTTAGGACAAAACACGCTACCTGCTCGCAACGTTTGAGCCAAGCCGCCCTGAATGACGGTGGCTGACGGGACAGGGTGTACGAGCTCATCCGACCAGAATCAGACCGTTAGTCGAAAACAGGCGTCGATTTCAAAAGACCATCTTCCCTCCCCTTACAGGATTAAGGgggcctggagcttatcccaggctGCACAGGGTAGAATAGGTAAACTTTCTAACTGTTCCACCTTCTAAGAGGTCTGGACTACTGTAATACTGAATTTACACTTCAAGGCAAAAGAGTGACTTAATAGATCAGTGAGAGACAGTCTTTGCGAGAAACAGatgagaaacaaaaaaagaataacgcttttaaataaaacatcctTCCACGCTTTAAAATGACTAGTAGCCCTTTGTCATTAATAAGTATATACAAACACAGACTGAAAATATACAGCAAGTGCAACAAATGGATTGACTCCAAAATGACACATTAAAGGAAATATTTTCTCATATAGTGCAACATGCCAAACATTTAATTGCATTATTTTAACTTGTACGTGTGGATTGTACGTGTATTTGATCCTCATTCCGTTTGTCTCCGAGTGGATGTGTCTGCTTGAGTTTTATTGTGCTCCTTCAATGTCCAGCATGACAGAGCGGAATATCAGGCCTTATTTTTTGCAAAGTCAGCTCACGGACAGGTGTCCGGTGTCGAGATCCAAGCCCAAAATCCTGCTGATGGAGGTGTTTAGCACAGCTAAGCTCGGACGCCCCCTGCAAGCTTTTACAGAAACCATACCACGCCCTTTTTTGCATAGAGAAATGGTGACTCGATTGTGGATCTCTCCAACCTTGCCCCAGGGCTTGAGGCATGCCCTtttcaggtgggggggggggcacttcatTTGCTAGGGTGCTTTCCGTGTACCCTGAAGCGGTACACGCACGTGTACTCGGGGTGACCCCAGTTAGTGAGAATGCGCAACTCGACCATGCGGTACACCTTCTCCACGGGCTTCTGGAAAAGACACAGAGAATACAGATTAAAATCAGCTTCCTCACGCACCCCCCCAGGAAAGGGGGGAGACACACTGACACTCTGCACATTTTGGATTCGATCGCCAGCTGTTACGAGCCACTGACCGGCAGTTTGAACGTCTGGATGGGTTCTCCGTCCTGGTCGTACGTGAACTTTCCCAGGAGAGTGCCCTCCTCAGTCTCACTTGTTATTCCCTgttcgggaggggggggggggaaagattCCGCAAATGTAGAAGCAGCGTTTTCAAGGCATCACCTGTGGGGGGCGCTCATTCCAGTTACTCACATAGACAGAGAAATCGCGGGGGGCGCTGTCAATGTGGCCGGTCGGGGACAGGACTTTGGGCAGGTGCTCCAGGGTGACGTGGGTAATGTGGACGGGGTACGACAGGGCGATGACCAGGAAGCCTTCACTCCCCTGGAAGGCCCAGCACTTCCCGGGATAGAGGTCCGGCTGCAGGAGAACAAGAGAAAGAGAAATGCGACACAAAGCTGTGAATTCAACAGTCGTGGAGTTTATTGCTActaaatttttatattttatatatacacatatataaaaaaacactgGCTTTGTATCCAAGGCAATGCTGGAATCGTCAGGAGAATCTGACCAATAGTCTGAGCCAGAGAAAGACCGGCAGATGGacggacagagacagacagacggacagagacggacagacggacggacagacgtccgtcagacagacagagacagacagacagagacagacagacagagacagactgacagagacagacagacagagacagacagacagagacagactgacagagacagactgacagagacagacggacggacggacggacagagACAGACGGGTCAGATGCGGGGGTGCTTGACGGTCAGGGCTTCAGCCGGACCTGGATGACGGTGCGCGGACTTTCCGAGTGGTACCACAGTGGCACGCCGAAGAGGCTGACGCAGGCCGTCCTGGTGTGGTAGGTGGCTGAGCAGCGAGTGTTCAGCACACTGGCTCCTGCAGATAGACGAGCAGTGAGACCAGCATCTGCCACATGGCTGGAAGGAGCCAAGCTCTTAAAAGCCCGAAACTCCGCTTAATGCCTGGGAATCTAGCACCTTAAATGGCGGGAAGAAAAGCTATTCAACCCCCTAATAACTCATTGTGATCATAATAATGTGGAATAAATTAATATCCTAAAGAAATAAGAGGACAGAAACAATAAGATTATTTCTGCTATTAAGGCtacataaagtataaaataaTATGCACATAAAGATGTACAATTAAGCAAGTGTTTATCTTGGTCAGATAGAATCTCATTAAAGGCTATGCCTAAACTAGACAAATTATTCAATACAAATCCAGTCACTTAACAGTTAATCCTCCCCTTAACCATGAGATTAAACATAACGGAGCTTTAAATTGTTTCAGATCTTCACATATTTGCGACTTCCTTACAACTATCTGTATCCAACACACTTCTCAGATCCTGGTGGACAGACCTTGGAGTCGCCACACTCAGGAAGACCCACAATGCACcgtgccggggtggggggggggttacctgaGGACTCCAGGGCATAGTCGGCCATGCCGATGCTGTCCGCTCTGTACAGGCTCAGGGCTCTGTGCACGATCTGCTGCACGTCCTGCTCCAGGTACAGAGATGCATCACGGTTCAGTTTAACCTGCCCTGTGCCCCCACCTACCCCATCAGagagagaacccccccccccccacatcagcATACCTGCACTGTGACAGCACCCACACCCTCCCCCTGCAGCGCCTCCCCCACGCTCCTCCAGGCGTCCTGCTTCTCCTGCTCCCGGTCCTCCGCCAGCCTCTGCAGCAGCTTCCTCTCCAGGCtctccagcgccccctgcagctcaGGCCGGAGCACGACAGCTGCTCTGCCCTCAGACAGGTGCTTCAGAAGCCACTGGGTGAGCTCATCCTTCAGCTGGGAAAGAACAGGGAACCCATCACTGCAGATGCCACAAACCTTCAGATGGTGGTCAGTATACTGACAGTGGTGTGATTTCTGTGTAATAACCCACTCCTTAGTACCTTGGCACTGGCTGCTTCTTGGGATTCCACTTTCTGCTTCAGCAAGTCGGTCGTCTCGTACAGGGAGTGGACGTCGGCCCGCAAGTCGCTAATATGTTTGTCTATTCCGGCTGTTTCCCGGCCCAGCCGACTGTGATGCTCATTTTCCACACTAGGGGGCGACAGACACCAGGTCCGTGACGCACCGCTTCCAGAGAATTAAAGCAGGAACCGCCTCATGACCGTAAGGCGACAACATAACCAGTGCAGAGGCAAACCCACCTCTTCAGCGATGACTTCAGGCCACTCAGCTCGGTTGTCAACACCTTGAGGGGAGACACCAACGGCGACACACCCATCACACGTCCGGCCTCGACTGCACGATCCCACAGCAACTCTGAGGCCACACCCACTTACATTAGGCCACACCCACTTACATTAGGCCACACCCACTTACCTCTAACTGCTGGTGCAGCGTTTGTCTGTCCTGCCTTAACAATGAAATCTCCCTCTAGAAGAGACAGAGAAAggcagggcagggtgggggtctAATTATAACCATAACAAGAGACACAGTGTCACCtgtgtgcccctccccccctttttaaCCCCCCCCACTCTGTATAATAGGCACTGACAGCTCCCCATGAGTCAGTCCCCCACACAGCAGGCACAGCTTCCTCCTCTCTCACCCGCACAGTCTCCCTCTGCTCCTCATCCTCCCGACTCCTCTTCTCCTCCGCCTGCCtcgcctgctccttctgcaGCAGCCAGCGCGTCTCCTGCTCCACCAGCTGGCCGTGGATTTCGTTCCGGAGCGCCGGCAGGTCAGGGGCCGCCGCTCCTTCCTGGGAGCGACGGGGAGACAAATGAGCGGAAGAAAGAAGAGGAAGGAAAAAATGGAAAGGGGAGaagaaggagagaggagaaagaGGAAAGAGGAGGGAAAGGAGAGCAAGCGGCACCTCCACACCCATCCTTTGGGCAGATTTATATAAAGCGCTGGCAACACAGCAGACTAGCAAACACAGCAAAGTTAATTCCACTAATCCACCCGTCAGTCTAAATTAAGCAGCGAGTTTAAAAGCTACACGACTTCTGACAGCTTTTATTTTATGATGTGGTTGAGgctgataccagaaaagacataGAAGAGGTGTCAGATTAAGGGGAAGAAGAGAGCATGTatgctgacagaatgacggggGGCTCGGCCAATGGCGCGGGACACCGCTCGGATGGACGGGGGGCTCGGCCAATGGCGCGGGACACCGCTCGGAAGGACGGGGGGCTCGGCCAATGGCGCGGGACACCGCTCGGAAGGACGGGGGGCTCGGCCAATGGCGCGGGACACCGCTCGGAAGGACGGGGGGCTCGGCCAATGGCGCGGGACACCGCTTGGAAGCACTGACCTGAAGGATGGCGGAGTTGGGCTTGTGGAGAGTGGGACCAGCCTTTCTTCCAGCACTGGAGGCGAGGAAGCCGGGGAGATAGGGGTACCAGTACCACAAGCCTGCATGCAGACAGGCCAGAGTTTAGACGAGTTCTACGGACCACACACAGCAAATCATCAGCCCTGGTTTAGCACACGAACTGGGCCCAGTGACTTAACACAATATCCAGAGTGACTTAGCATAGTACATCGGTACTGTGCAGAATTCTGATTCAGGGAGACATGGATATAGAGGTGGATCAGCGAGGACAACCAGGAAACTGACATGATTTCTGTTTGATGGTGTCAAGCTGACATTCCTGTAATGTGATAGTGTAAGAGTCACCCATACTGGAGAACAGTGAGGGTACTAACCACCATTTCAGGACACGCTACAGACAGTATTTCGATTTTCGTACTTAAGAGAGAGAGGCTTAAAtttgtgtgcttttttttttttttttttaataagcaaAGGCACAATGTTCTGCCATTTGTGGCAACCCCCACAGGCAAGACGCCACATTGATTTGCCCAGCATGCACGGAGAAACTCACCAAATGCcaggaagaggaagagaaagAAAAGCAAGATGGCCTTCGTCACGGCTGCAGTCCGTCTGCAAGGAAATATCAGTCATTTCCCTAAACTGGACAGCGATGCAGAATGAAATACAGAAGCGCCCACAGACATCGAGGAGGTGTCAGAGATAGGGAGACGGGCAGGTAGATGGATAAACTTCACTAATCTTGCAGCGACACACCGAGAGTGTAACGCACCCCGGGGCACGCTGACACGCACACACGAGAGAGACACGGCCCGCTACCTGCTGAGCAGGAACACGTCCAACAGCGAGCAGCCGGAGGTGAGGCTGTACCAGGCCGTCCCCAGCCACCAGAACAACATGGCGGCCGCTCGAGCTGTGAAAGACAGGGGGATTAATAACGACAGGCAGCATCACGCTGGCCTGACCCGGCAGCCCTGCAGGACAGCATTCTGTACCGGAGAAACAAACCACGAACCATAACAGCAGGCTTTAACAGGAACGGCTAACCACTGCCGGGTGCATATGAGCTCACACCTCCCATCACAGCCGTCTTTAAAAGCCTACAGCACTGAGACGCTTCGCATGTGGCCAAACCTGGAACTCCACAAAGTTTGGACTTGTTCAGATACGTCGCTGAAAGCAGACTTAATCTCTGCCGGAGCTGTAGCAAGTCTGACCCAGAGGCAGGTTTGAGCGAGAACTGGCACTGGTATGACTGGGTTTACCTTCCTGGCTTTGGGTGCAATAGCCGTCTGCATGACTAACCCCAGCTGTCCAGCTCCCGCATTCAGCTCTACTGACAGGCCTCCGCCCCACAAGGGGGCGCCACTGATCGATGCAAAAGGCATGTTACCTGGAGAGTGCATTGCGTCGCTGAATGTGAACTCCGGTCTTGCGGAGGGCTGGGCAGAACCTGGGAGCACAGAGGCGGCAGAAAATCAAGCAAAACCAGATGCAGGGAAATGCGCATGAAGAAGATGTGAAGGACACAAACATGCACCCAGACGGCAGGAAAGCAGAAATGCGGATAGTCACCGAACCGCTGGCCATAAACTCCCTCCTCCGAGGAGGAGTATCCAGACGAGTGCTCTTGGACCTCAGAGAGGCTGCTCGCCCCAGGGAACGCAGAGGAGGCCGGCAGGGGCCCGTCCACGCTGGAGCTCcttacagaggatgaggaggagctATTTTTCAGGGGTCCTGAAGACCATGCGTAGAATTTAAAGagacacaaaatgaaaacatgatgctttatttgccatctgTATAAGCATGAGTAGAGGTACATGAAGATTCTTTCATTTTTGCATATCGCatgtagggctgcacgatttcgCGTTGCGACTCTATAGCGCGCGCAATAATCACCTGGGCTTTACATAGTTTACATACGGCCACAATTTGGTAAGTAGATTAGTTGCACGCCTACGTGCATTGTGATACTCAAAAATGACCATCCTGTATAAATGCAGTGAATCCTTATGCTAAGTAAATTTGGTTAGCGGGGCGCAGCATGCTAGCGTTTTGGTTCACCGTGAAAGGGATGAGTACTGAGGCGGCGGTGAAGAAAGGCACAGCTCAACCGCCAGAACATATTTTATAAGAGGAaatcttgtggataaacaaggtaaaaaataCATCGGTTGTGTGGCGGTACTTTTTGCACCCCGACACATTAATTAAACATAAGGAAATGCTGAATTCATACAGATAAGTAACTTCTGTGCATCACAATATggctctcattaatattttggGTGCAATACTAACCTGCTCATCAAATTGTGGCTGTACATGAACATCCATGCAGTACGGAAACGCCGGCATCTGGACAGGTTCTTACACCCCTCATAGAAACCCTGGTGCTTACTGCAGATGCACCATTTAATCGCGGTGcgatattgtgcagccctaatcccatcatgcactgcttTATATGgaaatacacacatatacagctGAGAGTAAAGCCTGGGTCTGGGAACAGGCTCAGGCCATTTATCTGAAACATTTTGGATGGAGAAGGGGGACACTGGCGTTCTCAGATCCAACCACGGGTACCACTCACCCCAGTACCCTGCTGCCTCCTCGCTGAACTGGCCCACGGACTCAGCGGAGGTGACCGTGGACGCATAGCGCGACGACGCCGCCTTGCGCCCCCCCGTCTTCTTCTTGAAAACCCTGCCAGAGAGGTGGGGGGTGTGAGGCGAACACAGGGAGAGTCGGAGGGCAGCTCagatggggatgggggggggggggaggcgttgCATGCATGCCTTACAGAAGTCTCCACATACAGGCTCAGCGTCATGCAAACAAACAGCTTCCGACAATATATATCCACAGGGGGGCGCTGCGTACCTGAGAGGACTCTCCCGGTAGGAGATCTGGCCGGTGGAGCCGGTGGAGCTCGTGCTGGCAGCATCATCATCGGCCTGGTAGTAACCGGTGGTCACGAGTCTCGAGCTGCGCCGTGacattgctggggggggggggaggtggatAATTAACTGGGAGGGCAGTaacacaggacacacagcaCCAGAGAGGTGTGGTTAGGGTCACTCCTACCGCCCCCACTGAGTGCCCTGTGTGGGACACGTCTCTCTATGCTATCTTTTCTTTACCCTACTAGCCTGTGAGGCACCCATGTAATCGATTCCTAATCCATAATCACTGATCATTTACGGCCACGTCCTGCCGTTTCCCAAAGCCTCCAGGCCTCGGTGTTTCCTTCCCATCTCCCTACGCGTCGGCATTGAACTCTGGACCCAACCACGCAGCACCAGGCTATGCGGCACCAGAAATCCGGCTAAAGCATCTAATCTATCAGCAGCAGCCCGTGAGAATCAGAAAGCAACCGGCGCCCCAACATCTACTCAACCAACCTGGTAGTAAATCCAAAGCTATTCATTAGATATAAAAATACGGCTGCAGTGTGCAGAAAGCTCATGGCGTCAAACACACTGCTGATTGCTGCTCCTCGCTCTGCGCGCATCACATAAGGAGACCCCAGATAAGCCACACGCAGCTACGCTGGACAAATCCGCGGCTAAGCTAACGGGGATGTGTTCTGAAGCTCTGATGGACACGGGCCACTGGGACACagctgagggggagggggcgctCAGGCCTGAAGACAgacaccccgcccccccttaACATGAAAAAACAAGGTGCTCAGGCTTAACATATTGTGTTGTAATTCAACGAATTTCCGAAATAGTTTTGCATCACCGTTTTTGATGAGTTACACATACTTTCAAGACCtcagaattgtttttttttttaactactaATGATATACACTGCGGGTGTTTTCTTATGAGTTGTAAAATTCTGTTATTACTATGGCTTCATAGCTCAGCTATAGCCATTTGGTAGTGAGGATCTGCTGGATTATTTGGCCTTTTTAAATTTCTAACCCAACCTTACATGGCCCGCCGACCCCTCCTCCACTCATGACCCACGCACCCCCTTGCTTTACCACAAACAGGCACACACTTGTGACCCCCGCCCTGCCTGCTGTGACCCAGCCGTCGGTCTGTAACGCAGAGagatgccggggggggggtggtgggcgaTGCTGCATGCTCACATAGCGTGACTTGGTGGCAAGTTCCACATATTCGATTAGATGGGGAAACCACAATACAGCAAGACGGAAAGAGAAGGGGAACTGAAAACACtga includes:
- the sun2 gene encoding SUN domain-containing protein 2 — encoded protein: MSRRSSRLVTTGYYQADDDAASTSSTGSTGQISYRESPLRVFKKKTGGRKAASSRYASTVTSAESVGQFSEEAAGYWGPLKNSSSSSSVRSSSVDGPLPASSAFPGASSLSEVQEHSSGYSSSEEGVYGQRFGSAQPSARPEFTFSDAMHSPARAAAMLFWWLGTAWYSLTSGCSLLDVFLLSRRTAAVTKAILLFFLFLFLAFGLWYWYPYLPGFLASSAGRKAGPTLHKPNSAILQEGAAAPDLPALRNEIHGQLVEQETRWLLQKEQARQAEEKRSREDEEQRETVRREISLLRQDRQTLHQQLEVLTTELSGLKSSLKSVENEHHSRLGRETAGIDKHISDLRADVHSLYETTDLLKQKVESQEAASAKLKDELTQWLLKHLSEGRAAVVLRPELQGALESLERKLLQRLAEDREQEKQDAWRSVGEALQGEGVGAVTVQDVQQIVHRALSLYRADSIGMADYALESSGASVLNTRCSATYHTRTACVSLFGVPLWYHSESPRTVIQPDLYPGKCWAFQGSEGFLVIALSYPVHITHVTLEHLPKVLSPTGHIDSAPRDFSVYGITSETEEGTLLGKFTYDQDGEPIQTFKLPKPVEKVYRMVELRILTNWGHPEYTCVYRFRVHGKHPSK